ATGGCATTAAACTTGGCGATTAGAGCGGCAATTTCAACCGGAATAAACCAACGTTTAGGATTAACAAACTTGCCCATTTCACCGTGAGAAATACCTTGGGCGGTATCAACCACTTGGCTAATTGGCCGCACGATCATACAGGCCAAATACCAACTTATTACGCCGACCACCAATACACAAAGTAAGCTAACAAAAAATGCATAGCGCTGAAGTTTTAACGAATAAGACTGTAGTTCGGTAATAGGTTGCGGAACAATAATCCCCCAACCGGTATTTGCTACTTTGGCATAGCCTGCAATCATATCGGCTTGTAGTGCCGGTGAATAAAACTCGCTCACACCAAAGTCATTGTCACGCATCAACACTACTGGAGCTAAACCAGAAAGATCTTTCGCTCGAATACTCCACTGCTCATTAGGATGCGCTAATACTCGCCCGTATTGATCAAAAATAGCCACATGTCCTAACTCACCAAAGCGCACTTCAGACTGACTTTCTAGCAGGTATTGGGTGCCCAAAGCGCCCATTAAGAAACGATCTTGGCCTTGATAAACGGCTAAAAATATCGTCGGTTGGGGTACTCCCTCAACCACTACCCCACTAAAATACACTTGGTTTTTACTTGCTCGAGCTTGCTCCATAGCAACTTGAACTTGCGCTGGAACGCTATTGAAAATGTTTAACTTTGATTCGCCATAAAAGAAACGCTGACCTCGTCCCTGCTGCCATTCAAACAAGGCATATAAGTTAATTTCTTCAAGTAGTGGTGATAGGTCATTATGAAAATGTTCAAGGCTGATTTGCTGATTAGCACTGCTAAAAATAGCCGCTGTATCGTTGGCATATCGAGCCAGCGCAGTACTTAAGTTACGCGCGATGAGTAAGTGCTTTTCATGCACAGTGGCGGTTTCATTTTGTTGAACTTGATGTTGAACCCAAGAGCTAACCATTAAGGTAGGCAGCAAAGCTGCAAACATACAAATAATAAACAGAATATAACGTAGAGAGAGCCGCCGATTCATCCTTGAGCCAGAAATGTTAAAAAATAAACGGCGATTTTACATGATATTCACCCATACATGAGTATATTTTTGCAAAAACAGCGCTTAATTGAGCAAGCACTTTTAGCCACCTTCACCCGAGCTCAGCTTAAGTCGCTCACAACCCAAAGGTTTAGCGCTTTCATTTAGCTTTTTGCTGATAAGCATCTACTGAGAACAACTGTTAGTTAATAAGCTTTATAGCGCCTCAAAACAACAAGCGTCGAAATCAAAATATTTGATAGCAACAAACAACAGGACAAAAGCTTGTGCCTTCAACATCGGCGGGTAAAAACTACTTACTCAAACAATTCATGAACCCCTCAAAAACAGTCTAGAGACTCTAGATAACTGAAATCAGCTAGTTTACTTCACCTTACAACCTCTGCCAAAGAGTTTGCGAGCAACTAGCTCCAGCGTTTTAACCCTCACTAATCAGCGATACGAAATCCAAATCAAGACAGGAATAAAACAAATAAACCACTTTAAAATAATCACTTAGATAAATAATCAATTTAAGTGATATCAAATTAGCCGAACTACAATATCCATCATGCACAAATGGTCAGCACAGGTATTCCTTGTTAATGTCTTAGTAATTGAAGCTCTGACAGCAATAAACGAACACATGAAAAATCATACAAGCACATGTTTAACAAGGAAAAATATTGTAAGTCTTATTCGCCCCGACCAATAAGCCTACCTATATAGTGGCGTTATCTTAGTGGGCGTATAGGTGCTAACTCTATTCTAATGAGAGTTGGACGTGAGTAAAGCAACAGCAAAGTTTGCTTAGCCTAGTTGCACCAACCTTCTTAAGTAACTATGAACGAGCAACAAAAGCTTATGTTAACGCTATTTCTTTGCCATTCACCCACAAAAAAGCAGCTACATAAATGCAGCTGCTCATCAATCTAATTTATAGCTTAGCTAGCAAGACTAACTAATGTAGTGCTTAGGCCACTGATTCAGCTACTTCAGCTCTAGGCTCTTCTAGCTTTACCGGGGCACCTAAAGCTGGGCGTAGCGCTTTAAGTACTTGGTGACGAGTAACCACACCCACTAATTTGCCACTGTCGACTACAGGGAAAACCTTCGGGCGGTAAACACTACTGTTACGTAAACGCTCTTCCAGAGGTTGATGAGTAGAACTTAGCAATACACCTGACTCAGACACAGGGTAAACTTGGGCAACATCAACACTCATGTACTCGGCTAATTTTAATAAGTTGTGATTAGGTGCCACAGTCATAATATCCTTTTGCATAATGCTTGCTACGGTAGTTGTACTTGGTTTGCTGTAATCTTCTAGCCACAACTTTCTTAAGATTTCTAGTTCTGAAACAAAGCCTTGCAGCTCATTGCTTTCGTTTACCACAACCGCCCCAGGTAACTCTTGAGCTAATAAAGCATCACAAGCACTTGCAATAGTCATGTCAGGGCTAAGTGCATTGTCGGCAGGAGACATGATGTCAGCGACTGTAATAGTTTTTAAGTTTTGCATAGTAGGTTCTCCAACAGGACCAGAATATTGATTTGATAAAACAGAAAATTTAGGACGTACCGGCTCAAGCTGACTACCTCGGCTATACACCGACCAGTAACCCAAGCCTACAATCACTGCTCCGCCAATAATGTTGCCGATAGTGACTGGTAATAAATTGTGTGAGGCAAAATTAGCCCAAGTTAAGTGCTCAAAAGCGCTGGCTTGAAGGCCAATCTGTGCCCAGAAGCTAGGCTCTGCCCAAGTTTTAATTGCAATGCCTAGAGGCACCATGAACATATTGGCAACGACGTGCTCAAAGCCTGTGCTAACAAACATCGCTACCGGTAGAATCACTAAGGCTGCTTTGGCGGCACTGGTTTTAGCGCTAAAGGTCATCCATACCGCCAAGCACACCAATAAGTTACATAACATGCCCAGCATCACTGCCTGCATAAAACCATGTTCCAATTTGTGTTGTGCTATAGATAAAGCGTTAAGCCCCCATTGGCCGTGATCGAGCTGGTAAAGCTTTGCGCCGCTTACCACCAGCACTAGCAACAACGCACCGACAAAGTTACCTAGATAAACTTTACTCCAGTTAGCTAGCATTGCTCTCGTATTAAGTAGGCCGTTGGCTCGGGGAATAATTGATAACACGCTACTAGTAAACAACTCACCGCCACATACCACCAACATGACTAAACCTAAGCTAAATGCTAAGCCACCAAGTAAGCGACTAACTCCCCAGCCTACACCCGCAGAACCCGTGGTCACCGTAATGTAAAAAACAAAAGCTAAACCAATAAATACACCGGCACTAAGCGCTAAACTCAAGGTTTTAGCAGTGGTATTAGTTGCCTTTTTATAAGCATACTGCTCGGCAAACTGAGTCATTTGGTCGGGGCTTAGCGCGGCTAATGAAACGCTCTCTTTGGGCGCTTCACTGCTTACTACTTTAGGAGTTGGCAATCGCTCCACTTGAATATGATTCATCTACACTAAAACCTGTAATAACAAGCAACTAAAGTCGCTAATGACTAAACGTGTTATTACAATAGCGAGAAAGCTTTGGGCGAGTAAGCGGATAATATTTATGAGCTATATCAAAACTTCTTATACCACCTATGTTTACTATACTTAGCAGCTAATAAAGCCTCTTAAAACAATTCTGGAGTCAGCGATGCGCTATTCTTTAAAGCAACTTACCGTATTTGAAGCCGTTGCAACCCACGGCAGTGTAAGTGCCGCCGCCGACAAACTCGCGCTCACTCAGTCTGCCGCCAGCATGTCTTTGGCTCAACTTGAAAAACTATTGGGAAAGCCCTTATTTGACAGGCGTGGCAAGCGGATGGTGCTTAGCCAGTGGGGCTTATGGCTGCGCCCAAAGGCCAAGCAATTATTGTTAGATGCTATGCAAATTGAAGAAGGTTTTGCCGAGCAGCACTTAGTAAGTGGTGAACTGCAGCTTTGCGCCAGCCAAACCGCAGCTGAACACTTAATTCCAGATCTCATCAGTAATATTGATAACAACTTTCCACAACTGCGCATTAGCTTTTCCGTAGAAAATACCGCTGAAGTGATTAATGGCTTAATTAACTACGATTACCAGTTGGGAGTGATTGAAGGGCGCTGTGACGATGACCGCATTGCTCACCAAGTATGGTGTAACGACCATTTGGTGATTGTAGCAGCCGCTCACCACCCTTATGCAAAATTAGAGCGGGTAAGTATTGCCCAGTTAGAACAAGCTCAGTGGGTGCTTCGTGAACAAGGAGCAGGCACCCGCAGAGTATTTGACAGCGCTATTCAGGGCACTATTGACTCCTTAAAAGTTCATCGAGAGTATGAACACATCCCGGTGCTGCGCTCCTTGGTAGCCAACACCAGCTATTTAAGCTGCTTGCCTTATTTAGATGTAATAAAGGCACTCGAGTTAGGTGAGCTGGTCAGGCTAAACGTACCAGAGCTAAGTATTGAACGTTCATTATCATTTGTATGGCGTAATGACACCCCCGAGAATCCACTTCGCGACTTAGTTATTACCGAAGCGAAACGTATGTTTAAAGTACTCCATCGAGACATATAACTAAAAGGCTTGCATATAAAAACAAAACCACCTAGATTAAATGATAATCATTATCATTTAATCTAGGTGGTTTATGAAACTCTTATGTCTTTTATCTAGCTTGATGAGTAGCAGCGCTATAGCACAAACAGTTCCCAAGTCAGAAGGGCTGAGCGAATGGGAATCGCTAGCAGTAGCTTTGTCACTAGTTGCTACTGCGGTATTTTGCCTATGGGTAATCCGCAAAATAAAAAAGGCGCTAAGCGCGCCCTTACTAAATAGCTTACCTAGTCATTGGCTAACAGAGCCAGTCGCTAGGAAGGCGCCAATAACAATAGTATCGAACTAAGCCATTAGCTGAATTAACTAACGCTAACACTATACGCTGGTACCAAAATCCTCATAAATCTCTTGGTATTGCTGCTGGGTGCGCTGCAATGAAAACTCATCCAAAACCCGCTGGCGACCGGCGCGACCAAACTCAATGAGCAGCTCTGGCTGAGCCAATGCCGTTTGGGTGACCTCCGCCAGCTTTTGGCTGTCATCAAAAGGATACAAAATTGTCACCCAACCAGAATCTATCATTATTTTTGATAACCTAGGCACCAGAATGGCTTGGTACGACATGAAGCTCTTCTTCCGTTGGCACCCTAAATATACCGAAGCCTCTTCGCGCCTTTTTGAACAGCGCTGGGGATACCGATTCTACTCCGAACAAGCTATGTATTTATGGGTATTTAGACGTAAGGTATTTTTGTTTGCGCGTTGGCTATATGTTCCGGTTAATGGGGCAAACATGGCAGTGCGTATTGTCGCCAAACTTCGCTCGTATATTAAGCCAGAGTGAGATCCCATCAAGGGAGTGGAACAAAAAGCCTCCCCTGCTCCTCTGAGTATGTTTTCTAAAGCCAAATAAAAAAGCCCGGCATAAACCGGGCTTTCTCTTTTTGTAAATTCTTAGTCTAAAGAAACACTACCGTTTATATCCGAAGCTTTGCTGTCATACAATTTATGAGGAAATTGTTTCTCCAAATAGATTTGATCAGACTGGGTAATGGAAGAAGAAAAGCGCAGCTTCATTTTTCCGTCACTGTTAATACCTTTTACCAAGCCAACAACCTTGCGGCCACGCATCATTTGACGACAATCGTGAACAAATGAACTTGGCACATGACCTTTAACCACGGTGACTTTTCCGGAGCGCAGTTCACACACAAAGGTGTAATGAATATGCCTCAAACGGTACACCAAAACTGCTAAAGCAATAAAGCCAATCACTATGCTGATAGTCAAACGAACACTCCCTGTGTTTAGTTGCTAGCCGAATAAAATCAAAGCTTTATTGGGCCTTGAAGTGAATAAACTCAACAAGGGTAATATTTAGCACATCGCTTGACTAGGTTTAAGTTCAAAATTTTGATAGCAATCAGTAATTTATGCTTATTCTGATAGCTTGATCAACAAATTCTTTACACATAACAACTTGAAAACATTTTCAAAAATTTGACAAAAGCGAACAATACTTGTCTAGATAAATAAGTTAAACGTACAGAAAACCAGCTCATTAAGAGTGAAAAAGTAGGCGGGGGAAAAGACTCGCTGCCATAGCAGACAGCGAGAAGATGAAGCTTACTTCTTAATACCTTCAATCACTAAGTCCATTGCTACAGTCGTAGACTTAGGACCAAGGTTGGTAGGAATGCCAAAATCCTTCATCACCAATTCGGTTGAACCAACAAAACCGGCACGATATCCACCCCATGGGTCTTTACCTTCACCCACTTTGGTCACATCAATCACGATATCTTTAGTCACACCACGCAGAGTAAGCTGACCATAAAGCTTGCCACCCTCTTCGCCATTAGCTTCATATTTGCTGCTGCTAAAGCTTGCTTCAGGGTATTGGTCTACCGCTAAAAAATCTTTACTACGAATATGCTTGTCACGCTCAGCGTGGTTAGAGTTAACCGATGTAGCATCAATTTTAACACTAACAGTAGTGGCTTCTGGAGCACTTTGATCATAACTAAAGTCACCGCTAAAGGTATCAAAGCGACCTACCACAAAGCTGTAACCTAAGTGGTTCACTTTAAAATTGATTGAAGCATGGGCACCGCGAGTATCGATAGTGTAATCGGCAGCGCTGGCAGGTAAGGCTAGGCCCATAGAACTGGCTAGCAATAATGCGGCTTTAAGTTGTGTTTTCATTGTCTGTCCCTTTAGGTTATTTAGTCGACTTAAGCATTCGAACTAAGGTGTTATCTTTGTCTATAAAGTGATGTTTTAGCGCAGCAAAGGCATGGCCAGCAGCCAATACAATTAATGCCCAAGCCAAAATTTCATGAATATCGCCGGCCAGCTCTTCTTGCTGAGCAATACCGGTAATTGTGGCGGGCACTTCAAACAATTCAAACACCACAATGGCACGTCCATCTGCGGTAGAAATGAGGTAACCCGAAACCATTAAACAAAATAATAGTGTGTAAAGTAGCCAGTGGCCGACCTTAGCTCCTTGCTTCTCCCAAGTTTTATGGTTTGCAGGAGACTCTGGATGCGGATTCAGCGCTCGCCAAACCAATCGAAATACCATCAACATAAACAGCAGTATTCCGACACTTTTGTGTATCATTGGCGCGGTTTGATACCAACTAGAGTAGTAGTTTAAATCAACCATAAATAACCCTAGCCCAAACAAAGCAAAAACACTTAATGCCACCAACCAATGAATAACAATCGCTACCCATCCGTAAGCTTGTTTGGTATTGCGAATACTCACTACATCCTCCAGATTTCATCTGATATCACTTCATGAAACTAGCTTGGCTTAAATCATTAATGAAAAAAATTGAATTTTATGTGAAAAACCATTCGAACAATTAGAAAGAAAACCGCTCAAAGTTTTATTTCACTCTCAAAAAAGCAATAAAAAATCAGTAAAAGATCTTAGGTTATTTTTACTTTTAGGCTTATAGCATAGTGCTAAATAAGTCCCAAAAGCGCCTTAAAAACCAAGATTTAATCGGCTACGTGTAAACTTGCTCAACAGCTGTACCACATGGTGTTTAGCGCAAGCTTGCGTAACATTACGGTAACAAAATATTCATTTTACCTACTATACTTTTTACTGCACATTTTGCGTGTCTCGCAGCCGCGAGAAGAAAACAAGTTGGGCTTAACACTCTAGGTATGTTGGCCCAATAAAGTAAGGCTTGGAGTAGGCTTATGAAACGATCACGCTTTGATGATATGGACGAATGGGATGAAGAAGACCTGGTCCATAACGCAAGAAGTCATAAAAACCAGCGGGACAAAGCACGTGCTCGTCGCCGCATCGACGAATACAACGAGCGAAAACAATTAGAACGCTACATAGACGAAGACTATAACTAGTCACAGTAATCGCGAAGGGGGGAGTGTTGGCGCTTCCCCCTTTCTATTTCCATCGTAACAAGGTTTTTAGCTATGCAAGTCATTATTCCTTACCTTAATTTTTCAGGTAAAGCCGAACAAGCTTTGGCTTTTTATCAGCACTGCTTTGAAGGCGAAGTTATTGCCTTAATGCGCTTTAGCGATAATCAAACCGACATGCCCATCCCTGACGAATTGTTGAATAAAGTGATGCATTGTCACTTCAAGGCTGGAGAGCTAGAGTTTATGGCGTCCGACGGCATGCCCGGCGAACAATTAAAAAGCGCGGGCAATATAGAACTTAATTTGAACTTTTCTGATTTAGCTGAACAGCAGCAAGTATTTGAGAAATTGTCAGAAAACGGCAGTATTACCATGGGCTTGCAAGATACCTTTTGGCAAGCACGTTTTGCTAGAATTTGCGACCAGTTTGGCATCAACTGGATGCTAAATTGCCCTCTTAACTAAAAAGTCGATGATGTTACTCACATGCCTCGCTTGCGGAAAAACTGCGCGGGGTCACCGGGGCTCTCTTGGTACAACTCAAACGACTTCTCAGCAATTATCTCTCCAGCTAATTCAATGGTCATGCGCCAAGTACCAAGCTTATTGCTCACCGGCGCCCAAATGGTATCCCCCAAATAGAAATCCCAATCGTTACTACGTATATACTCTTCGCCATCAAAAGGCGCCATAACCTCGCCATTTTCATCTGGGATATTTGGGTGGTAGATGCAATAGCGAACCTTCTGGCCTTT
The Agarivorans aestuarii DNA segment above includes these coding regions:
- a CDS encoding PA3496 family putative envelope integrity protein; the encoded protein is MKRSRFDDMDEWDEEDLVHNARSHKNQRDKARARRRIDEYNERKQLERYIDEDYN
- a CDS encoding DUF3634 family protein, which encodes MTISIVIGFIALAVLVYRLRHIHYTFVCELRSGKVTVVKGHVPSSFVHDCRQMMRGRKVVGLVKGINSDGKMKLRFSSSITQSDQIYLEKQFPHKLYDSKASDINGSVSLD
- a CDS encoding cytochrome b — encoded protein: MSIRNTKQAYGWVAIVIHWLVALSVFALFGLGLFMVDLNYYSSWYQTAPMIHKSVGILLFMLMVFRLVWRALNPHPESPANHKTWEKQGAKVGHWLLYTLLFCLMVSGYLISTADGRAIVVFELFEVPATITGIAQQEELAGDIHEILAWALIVLAAGHAFAALKHHFIDKDNTLVRMLKSTK
- the focA gene encoding formate transporter FocA; translation: MNHIQVERLPTPKVVSSEAPKESVSLAALSPDQMTQFAEQYAYKKATNTTAKTLSLALSAGVFIGLAFVFYITVTTGSAGVGWGVSRLLGGLAFSLGLVMLVVCGGELFTSSVLSIIPRANGLLNTRAMLANWSKVYLGNFVGALLLVLVVSGAKLYQLDHGQWGLNALSIAQHKLEHGFMQAVMLGMLCNLLVCLAVWMTFSAKTSAAKAALVILPVAMFVSTGFEHVVANMFMVPLGIAIKTWAEPSFWAQIGLQASAFEHLTWANFASHNLLPVTIGNIIGGAVIVGLGYWSVYSRGSQLEPVRPKFSVLSNQYSGPVGEPTMQNLKTITVADIMSPADNALSPDMTIASACDALLAQELPGAVVVNESNELQGFVSELEILRKLWLEDYSKPSTTTVASIMQKDIMTVAPNHNLLKLAEYMSVDVAQVYPVSESGVLLSSTHQPLEERLRNSSVYRPKVFPVVDSGKLVGVVTRHQVLKALRPALGAPVKLEEPRAEVAESVA
- a CDS encoding glycosyltransferase produces the protein MIDSGWVTILYPFDDSQKLAEVTQTALAQPELLIEFGRAGRQRVLDEFSLQRTQQQYQEIYEDFGTSV
- a CDS encoding LysR substrate-binding domain-containing protein, giving the protein MRYSLKQLTVFEAVATHGSVSAAADKLALTQSAASMSLAQLEKLLGKPLFDRRGKRMVLSQWGLWLRPKAKQLLLDAMQIEEGFAEQHLVSGELQLCASQTAAEHLIPDLISNIDNNFPQLRISFSVENTAEVINGLINYDYQLGVIEGRCDDDRIAHQVWCNDHLVIVAAAHHPYAKLERVSIAQLEQAQWVLREQGAGTRRVFDSAIQGTIDSLKVHREYEHIPVLRSLVANTSYLSCLPYLDVIKALELGELVRLNVPELSIERSLSFVWRNDTPENPLRDLVITEAKRMFKVLHRDI
- a CDS encoding YceI family protein, giving the protein MKTQLKAALLLASSMGLALPASAADYTIDTRGAHASINFKVNHLGYSFVVGRFDTFSGDFSYDQSAPEATTVSVKIDATSVNSNHAERDKHIRSKDFLAVDQYPEASFSSSKYEANGEEGGKLYGQLTLRGVTKDIVIDVTKVGEGKDPWGGYRAGFVGSTELVMKDFGIPTNLGPKSTTVAMDLVIEGIKK
- a CDS encoding VOC family protein, with translation MQVIIPYLNFSGKAEQALAFYQHCFEGEVIALMRFSDNQTDMPIPDELLNKVMHCHFKAGELEFMASDGMPGEQLKSAGNIELNLNFSDLAEQQQVFEKLSENGSITMGLQDTFWQARFARICDQFGINWMLNCPLN
- a CDS encoding DUF3859 domain-containing protein produces the protein MAKAKPQVKLHSYGIYNKWDSDAKALPQVSQFTTQVEAQIDVEFGLIINIKKAKGQKVRYCIYHPNIPDENGEVMAPFDGEEYIRSNDWDFYLGDTIWAPVSNKLGTWRMTIELAGEIIAEKSFELYQESPGDPAQFFRKRGM